The following coding sequences lie in one Sedimentibacter sp. MB35-C1 genomic window:
- the rpmE gene encoding 50S ribosomal protein L31, whose product MKKGIHPDYKTVTVKCACGNTFETGSVLDEIKVEICSECHPFFTGKQKFVDKGGRVDRFKKKYGMD is encoded by the coding sequence ATGAAGAAAGGAATACATCCGGATTATAAAACAGTTACTGTTAAATGCGCATGTGGAAATACATTTGAAACAGGTTCAGTACTTGACGAAATCAAAGTTGAAATATGCTCAGAATGTCATCCGTTCTTTACCGGCAAACAAAAGTTTGTTGACAAAGGCGGTAGAGTTGACAGATTTAAAAAGAAATACGGCATGGATTAA
- a CDS encoding SpoIIE family protein phosphatase: protein MENFIDINYKSINKYTEELCGDRVEYSCDDGEYIIVLSDGLGSGVKANILATMTTKITVTMLKNGASIEDTIDTIINTLPECKVRKLAYSTFTIIKIDKNNNVYIAEYDNPPYFYFSQKKIIPVEKAERKIGNKKIYESNIKLEENDTLCVVSDGAIHAGIGQMLNLGWSWDEVNEYLKNLNNLNSSSQIINNNFIGVCRNLYNNRPGDDTTILTIKSRRPEIVDLFVGPPANKSKDSALAEIMNESKNIKIICGGTTALIAERELGKTLSVDLDSMKQDVPPIAYMDGFDLVTEGVLTLGRTLDNIKKINISDCDNVIDYSSYDGCSILTRMLSDMATHINFYIGRAVNPAHQNTGFPMGYSIKQNILDALIEELKKAGKKINIMYL, encoded by the coding sequence ATGGAGAACTTCATAGATATAAATTATAAAAGCATTAATAAGTACACAGAGGAACTGTGCGGCGACAGAGTTGAATACAGCTGCGATGACGGAGAATACATCATTGTCTTATCTGACGGACTGGGGAGCGGTGTCAAGGCAAACATACTTGCAACAATGACTACCAAGATTACCGTGACAATGCTTAAAAACGGAGCATCCATCGAGGATACTATTGATACCATAATAAATACTCTCCCTGAATGCAAGGTCAGAAAGCTTGCATATTCAACATTCACTATTATTAAAATAGATAAAAACAACAACGTATACATTGCTGAGTATGACAATCCGCCCTACTTTTATTTTTCACAAAAAAAGATTATTCCTGTTGAAAAAGCAGAAAGAAAAATAGGTAATAAGAAAATATATGAATCCAATATTAAGCTGGAAGAAAACGACACTCTCTGTGTCGTCAGCGACGGTGCAATTCACGCGGGAATAGGCCAGATGCTTAATCTCGGATGGTCATGGGATGAAGTCAACGAGTACCTGAAAAATCTAAACAACTTAAACAGCTCATCACAGATTATCAATAACAACTTCATCGGAGTCTGCAGAAATTTGTACAACAATAGGCCCGGTGATGATACTACAATACTGACAATAAAATCTAGAAGACCTGAAATTGTAGATTTATTTGTAGGTCCTCCGGCCAACAAATCAAAGGATTCGGCATTGGCAGAAATTATGAATGAAAGCAAAAATATAAAAATAATATGCGGCGGAACCACCGCTCTCATAGCTGAACGAGAACTCGGAAAAACTCTTAGTGTGGATCTTGATTCCATGAAGCAGGATGTTCCTCCAATAGCCTACATGGATGGATTTGATCTTGTTACGGAAGGGGTTCTAACTCTTGGCAGAACTCTTGATAATATTAAAAAAATCAATATATCTGACTGTGATAATGTAATAGATTACAGCAGCTACGACGGATGCTCCATATTGACACGAATGCTCTCCGATATGGCAACTCATATTAACTTTTATATAGGAAGAGCCGTAAACCCTGCTCACCAGAATACAGGATTCCCAATGGGATACAGCATTAAGCAAAATATTCTTGACGCTTTGATTGAAGAATTAAAAAAGGCAGGCAAAAAAATAAATATTATGTACTTATAA
- a CDS encoding 3-keto-5-aminohexanoate cleavage protein, which translates to MEKLIITACLTGAEVTREQQPNLPLTPDEIAEAAYECYKAGASMVHVHARDKEGNPTQDYEVYKEIKEKIEAKCNIIFQPSTGGAVWHTPQQRMQPIELKPEMATLSMGTCNFGDDVFMNTEENIRLFAKRMNELGVKPELECFEKGMVDTAVRFGKKGLINTPMHFDFVLGVPGAMGGELRDLLYMIDSVPTGSTWTVAGVGRYQLPLNMAAIMLGGHARTGFEDNIYYSKGVLAKSNAQLVERLARLSKEFGREVATPDEARVILGLR; encoded by the coding sequence ATGGAAAAATTAATTATTACTGCATGCTTAACAGGAGCAGAAGTAACAAGAGAACAACAACCCAATCTTCCTCTTACACCGGATGAAATTGCCGAAGCAGCCTATGAATGCTATAAGGCAGGCGCATCAATGGTGCATGTCCATGCCAGAGACAAGGAAGGCAATCCGACACAGGATTATGAAGTTTATAAGGAAATAAAGGAAAAAATCGAAGCCAAATGCAACATTATATTCCAGCCTTCAACTGGTGGAGCAGTATGGCATACTCCTCAGCAAAGAATGCAGCCCATAGAACTTAAGCCTGAAATGGCAACATTGAGTATGGGAACATGCAATTTTGGTGATGATGTGTTTATGAACACAGAGGAAAACATAAGATTATTTGCAAAAAGAATGAATGAACTTGGAGTTAAGCCTGAGCTTGAATGCTTTGAAAAAGGAATGGTTGATACGGCAGTCCGCTTTGGTAAAAAAGGATTGATAAATACTCCGATGCACTTTGACTTTGTGTTGGGAGTCCCCGGAGCAATGGGTGGAGAATTGAGAGATTTGTTGTACATGATAGATTCTGTTCCTACAGGATCAACATGGACCGTTGCAGGCGTTGGGAGATACCAGCTTCCATTGAATATGGCCGCCATAATGCTTGGCGGACACGCAAGAACAGGCTTTGAAGACAATATATATTATTCAAAAGGTGTGCTGGCAAAATCAAATGCCCAACTGGTAGAAAGACTTGCACGTCTTTCAAAAGAATTCGGAAGAGAAGTAGCTACTCCGGATGAAGCAAGAGTTATACTAGGACTGCGCTAG
- the murF gene encoding UDP-N-acetylmuramoyl-tripeptide--D-alanyl-D-alanine ligase yields MIKLKIKDAADILKAEITGSFDYDRVICGVSIDSRNVCENNLFVPIKGMTVNGHTYINDAVKNGASAALWNKSEPNPPEDIAVILVDDTVKALQELAFAYRNELKAKIVGVTGSNGKTSTKDITASILSQRFKTQKTIGNYNTEIGVPYTLLSLDEDCEAAVIEMGMERKGEIDFLTKLVQPDVGIITSVGLVHIDNFPSIEEIAKTKLEIVNGIKDNGLFIYFGDDPLIESTVRQTEIRDSIRKQTFGTDKNNTLYLKEFSESIDGIKFKVNDEGFGELYADMLGKHQALNSMAAILAAKEFGMTPEEIRQGLLKIEKTGLRNEIIKINSCTILNDCYKSNPVSISAALDIFELIESHKKIAVLGDMLGYREMSHDMHYTVGRDLVSHHIDELITIGREAKFIAKGARENTNIQSIVEFDTKEEASEHLKKYLNEDCSILVKGSRFLKLEYIASTLKNWRETNEN; encoded by the coding sequence ATGATAAAACTTAAAATAAAGGATGCTGCGGATATTTTAAAAGCAGAGATTACAGGCAGTTTTGATTATGACAGAGTTATATGCGGAGTAAGTATAGATTCGAGAAATGTGTGCGAAAATAATTTGTTTGTACCTATTAAAGGAATGACTGTGAATGGTCATACATACATTAATGATGCAGTTAAAAATGGTGCTTCGGCAGCTTTGTGGAACAAGAGCGAACCAAACCCTCCCGAGGATATTGCGGTGATTCTGGTTGATGATACAGTAAAGGCTTTACAGGAGCTTGCTTTTGCATATAGGAACGAATTAAAAGCGAAAATAGTTGGAGTTACCGGAAGTAACGGTAAGACATCTACAAAAGATATAACGGCAAGTATTCTGTCTCAAAGATTTAAGACTCAAAAAACCATTGGTAATTACAATACGGAGATAGGTGTTCCGTATACGCTTCTGAGTTTGGATGAGGACTGTGAGGCGGCAGTTATTGAAATGGGCATGGAAAGAAAGGGAGAGATAGATTTTCTAACAAAGCTTGTTCAGCCTGATGTTGGCATTATAACCAGTGTCGGTCTTGTACATATAGATAACTTTCCTTCTATTGAAGAAATTGCAAAAACCAAGCTTGAAATAGTGAACGGTATAAAAGATAATGGACTGTTCATTTATTTTGGAGACGACCCTTTGATTGAAAGCACTGTCAGACAGACTGAAATAAGGGACAGCATAAGAAAGCAGACCTTCGGTACCGATAAAAATAATACATTATATTTGAAGGAATTCAGTGAAAGCATAGATGGAATAAAATTTAAAGTAAATGATGAAGGCTTTGGAGAGCTTTATGCGGATATGCTCGGAAAGCATCAAGCGTTAAATTCAATGGCTGCAATACTTGCCGCAAAAGAATTTGGAATGACACCTGAGGAAATACGCCAGGGGCTTTTAAAAATAGAAAAAACAGGGCTTAGAAATGAAATTATTAAAATAAACAGCTGCACAATACTTAATGACTGCTACAAATCGAACCCGGTAAGTATTTCAGCGGCTCTTGATATATTTGAGCTTATAGAATCTCATAAGAAAATAGCTGTGCTGGGGGACATGCTGGGATATAGAGAAATGAGTCATGACATGCACTATACAGTTGGCAGGGATTTGGTTTCACATCACATTGACGAACTCATTACAATAGGGCGTGAAGCAAAGTTTATAGCAAAAGGAGCAAGAGAAAATACTAATATACAAAGTATAGTCGAGTTTGATACCAAGGAAGAAGCTTCTGAACACTTAAAAAAATATTTGAATGAAGACTGTTCAATTTTGGTTAAGGGATCCAGATTTTTAAAACTTGAGTATATAGCAAGCACACTAAAGAATTGGAGGGAAACAAATGAAAACTAA
- the rho gene encoding transcription termination factor Rho: MDKDNLAGLKLSELKELAKSKGMRDAYKYKKDELLKKLNEYYNSSNKSNHSHKDDDKKLVEKEKNSASNFTERAKNLENFENENNTSNAEVNISNLPDKIVEEIESSGDDAVKVMGILETHPDGYGFLRTNNYLTSDEDVYISPSQIRRFHMKTGDKITGITRPPKQGEKFKALLYVKQVNDENPELARNRKDFDSLVPIYPDERIRLESSSFNITMRLIDLIAPIGKGQRGMIVAPPKAGKTTILKNIANSISENYPDIEIIMLLIDERPEEVTDMKRSVKGDVVYSTFDELPKNHIKVAEMVLERAKRLVEQGKDVLILLDSITRLSRAYNLTITPTGRTLSGGLDPGALYGPKRFFGAARNIEEGGSLTILASALIETGSRMDDMIFEEFKGTGNMEIHLDRKLSEKRIFPALDINKSGTRREELLLNTEELQTIWQLRKAMSNFSVADVTERLIDGLVKTKTNDEFIRQASSQLLNIDKMKNDFDDRNY, translated from the coding sequence ATGGATAAAGACAATTTAGCCGGTTTAAAGCTTTCGGAATTGAAGGAGCTGGCAAAGTCAAAAGGAATGCGTGATGCTTATAAATATAAAAAAGATGAATTGCTAAAAAAATTAAATGAATATTATAACAGTTCAAATAAATCAAATCATTCACATAAAGACGACGACAAGAAGTTAGTAGAAAAAGAAAAAAACAGTGCGAGCAATTTTACGGAACGTGCCAAGAATTTAGAAAATTTTGAAAATGAAAACAATACATCTAATGCGGAGGTAAATATATCAAACCTTCCCGATAAGATTGTTGAAGAAATTGAATCCAGCGGAGATGATGCCGTCAAAGTAATGGGCATTCTGGAAACACATCCGGACGGTTACGGTTTTTTAAGAACAAATAATTATCTTACCAGCGATGAAGATGTTTATATATCCCCTTCTCAAATAAGAAGATTTCATATGAAGACCGGAGATAAAATAACGGGAATAACAAGACCGCCAAAACAAGGCGAAAAATTTAAAGCCCTGTTATACGTTAAGCAGGTAAACGACGAAAATCCTGAATTAGCAAGAAACAGAAAAGATTTTGACTCACTTGTTCCTATATATCCCGATGAAAGAATTAGGCTTGAAAGCTCTTCCTTTAATATAACCATGAGATTGATAGACTTAATTGCGCCTATAGGAAAAGGACAAAGAGGTATGATTGTAGCCCCTCCAAAGGCAGGTAAGACAACAATTCTGAAGAATATTGCAAACAGCATTTCGGAAAATTACCCGGATATAGAAATTATAATGCTTTTAATAGATGAACGCCCGGAAGAAGTCACTGATATGAAGAGAAGTGTCAAGGGTGATGTTGTGTATTCTACGTTTGACGAGCTTCCAAAAAACCATATAAAAGTTGCAGAAATGGTTCTCGAAAGAGCAAAAAGGCTTGTTGAGCAAGGTAAGGATGTATTGATACTTTTAGACAGTATTACAAGACTTTCGAGAGCATATAACCTTACTATAACTCCAACAGGAAGGACATTATCAGGAGGGCTTGACCCAGGTGCATTGTACGGACCAAAAAGGTTTTTCGGAGCAGCCAGAAATATTGAAGAAGGCGGCAGTCTGACAATTTTAGCAAGTGCCCTTATTGAAACCGGAAGCCGAATGGACGACATGATATTTGAAGAATTTAAAGGTACGGGAAATATGGAAATTCATCTTGATAGAAAGCTGTCAGAAAAAAGAATATTCCCTGCTTTAGATATTAACAAATCTGGTACACGAAGAGAAGAACTTTTGCTAAATACAGAAGAACTTCAGACAATTTGGCAGCTTAGAAAGGCAATGAGCAATTTTTCTGTTGCTGACGTTACAGAAAGATTAATAGATGGTTTGGTAAAAACCAAGACCAACGATGAATTTATTAGGCAGGCATCTTCCCAGCTGCTAAATATTGATAAGATGAAGAATGATTTTGATGACAGGAACTATTAA
- a CDS encoding aldehyde dehydrogenase, with protein MKMLIGGQQKDSFSGKSINIFNPATQKLIDTVPDSSKEDLDLALKHSLNGKKIWGETPLHERSRILLKFIDNVSEHVDELAELLCKETGKPIKEAKAEVSLVPVIFRRFLEGANHLYGITLPDSQPGGENDIIYTRREPLGTVVCIIPFNFPASTYAYKVAPALTTGNSVIVKPPSDNPLTLIKITELLVECGIPGDVLQIVTGSGSVVGKYLVGSTEIDAVSLTGSTAVGIETAKQAAANLHRVFLELGGNDAMIIYEDADMDLALQNAIMARTTNSGQICIATKRFIVQNSIKEEFAKQLVNRLSKIKIGDPMDPTSEMGCLINEKAALEVKKQVDYTISQGAKCSCGGNIINKTFFEPTVLTNVTPNMDISKDMEVFGPVFPIIGFNTMEEAVEIHNSSVYGLNGGIMTCDTSKALKTAYRIECGSVVLNGTGRYRHPDIAFGGYKMSGIGREGVSATLEELTQVKTIIIKGILG; from the coding sequence ATGAAAATGTTAATAGGCGGACAACAAAAAGACTCTTTTAGCGGCAAATCCATAAACATATTTAACCCTGCAACTCAAAAGTTAATTGATACAGTTCCTGACTCATCAAAAGAAGATTTGGACCTGGCATTGAAGCATTCACTAAACGGTAAAAAAATATGGGGAGAAACGCCTCTGCATGAACGTTCAAGAATTTTATTGAAATTTATTGATAATGTAAGCGAACATGTTGATGAACTTGCTGAACTTTTATGCAAGGAGACCGGAAAACCAATAAAAGAGGCAAAGGCCGAGGTAAGCCTTGTTCCCGTTATATTCAGACGTTTTCTGGAGGGAGCAAATCATCTTTATGGAATAACCCTTCCTGACAGTCAGCCGGGAGGAGAAAATGACATAATATATACACGCAGAGAGCCTTTGGGAACTGTCGTATGCATTATTCCATTCAATTTTCCTGCTTCAACATATGCATACAAGGTTGCACCGGCTCTGACAACAGGAAATTCAGTTATTGTTAAACCACCCTCTGACAATCCCTTGACTCTTATTAAAATAACAGAACTTCTTGTAGAATGTGGCATTCCGGGAGATGTCCTGCAAATTGTAACAGGCAGCGGTTCGGTTGTTGGAAAATACCTTGTAGGAAGCACCGAAATTGATGCTGTAAGTCTTACGGGAAGCACAGCGGTAGGTATCGAAACGGCAAAGCAGGCTGCAGCAAATCTTCACCGCGTATTTCTGGAACTTGGCGGAAATGACGCAATGATTATTTATGAAGATGCTGATATGGATTTAGCTCTACAGAATGCAATAATGGCCAGAACAACAAACTCAGGGCAGATATGCATTGCAACGAAAAGATTCATTGTTCAGAACTCAATTAAGGAAGAGTTTGCTAAGCAGCTTGTTAATAGGCTAAGTAAAATAAAAATCGGAGACCCTATGGATCCTACATCTGAAATGGGGTGCCTGATTAACGAAAAAGCCGCCCTTGAAGTTAAAAAGCAAGTAGATTATACTATCAGTCAGGGTGCGAAATGCTCATGCGGAGGAAATATAATAAATAAAACATTTTTTGAGCCAACTGTACTGACAAATGTAACTCCTAACATGGATATCTCTAAAGATATGGAGGTTTTTGGGCCTGTCTTCCCTATAATAGGCTTTAATACAATGGAGGAAGCCGTTGAAATACATAATTCCTCTGTATATGGCCTTAACGGCGGCATTATGACCTGTGATACCAGCAAAGCCTTGAAAACAGCATATAGAATAGAATGTGGCAGTGTTGTACTGAATGGAACAGGAAGGTACAGACACCCGGATATTGCTTTCGGAGGATATAAGATGAGCGGTATAGGAAGAGAGGGTGTCAGCGCAACATTGGAAGAATTGACTCAGGTTAAGACAATAATTATAAAAGGAATACTCGGCTGA
- a CDS encoding [Fe-Fe] hydrogenase large subunit C-terminal domain-containing protein produces MRILDFYPANCKNCYKCVRNCSVKAIKMIDDQAQIVEDKCIACGTCFLVCPQNARNIHSDLENVFNAVKDGRKVIVSIAPSYLGVYEEPYKLISVLKHLGAALVEETSIGAAKVTELYKKYVSDTSLNNVITTCCPTVNMMVQTYYPDLIKYLIPLDSPMIAHCKMIRKRHGSEAYIVFLGPCISKKCEAYGYQLSGVIDGVISFEELDKLLESKNIDISSFNETYPDLEGNFTGKKYPLENGILSGMKDVISESPFTPLTISGTDNLIGAFDALSKGDLSNVIIEANSCIGSCLGGPAVPKKSKNVFVRKTKTKSRIHPLRSKNFENYSDEEATLDFSRHFRNKQYIHPSYTEDDIRAVLEKTGKHTKSDELNCGACGYDTCREKAVSVLEGLSYPQMCMPYMRIEAEKISNIYFEYSPSIIVIVDFNLNILDLNPVGEKAFHISASKIRNKPVSSIISPENFADAINSGTNMVAKKIFLENYGITVHERIICLPKNKILFGILNDITAEEMKKEQIINLKLNTLETADRVIEKQMRVAQEIAGLMGEITAETKAALIKLKKVVLEESEK; encoded by the coding sequence ATGAGAATTTTAGATTTTTATCCGGCTAATTGCAAAAATTGTTATAAATGTGTCAGAAACTGTTCTGTAAAAGCAATCAAAATGATTGACGATCAGGCGCAAATCGTAGAAGACAAATGTATTGCATGCGGAACCTGTTTTTTGGTTTGCCCACAAAATGCCAGAAATATTCACAGCGATTTGGAAAATGTGTTTAACGCTGTTAAGGACGGTCGAAAAGTAATTGTATCTATTGCCCCATCATACCTTGGAGTTTATGAAGAACCGTATAAATTAATATCTGTGCTTAAGCATCTTGGTGCAGCATTAGTTGAGGAAACTTCAATAGGAGCAGCAAAGGTCACCGAACTCTACAAAAAATATGTATCTGATACAAGTTTAAATAATGTAATTACAACATGCTGCCCTACTGTAAACATGATGGTGCAGACGTATTATCCTGACCTGATAAAATATTTAATTCCTTTGGATTCTCCCATGATTGCTCATTGTAAAATGATAAGAAAGCGCCACGGCAGCGAAGCCTATATTGTATTTCTCGGCCCTTGTATTTCAAAAAAATGCGAAGCCTACGGCTACCAGCTTTCAGGCGTTATTGACGGAGTTATTTCTTTTGAAGAACTTGACAAGCTGTTAGAATCGAAAAATATAGATATATCTTCTTTTAATGAAACCTATCCTGATTTAGAGGGAAATTTTACAGGAAAAAAATATCCGTTGGAAAATGGTATTCTTTCAGGTATGAAGGATGTAATTTCAGAAAGCCCCTTTACTCCCCTAACTATATCGGGAACAGATAATTTAATCGGAGCTTTTGACGCTTTGTCCAAGGGTGATCTGTCAAATGTAATCATTGAAGCAAACAGCTGCATAGGAAGCTGCCTTGGCGGCCCTGCCGTGCCGAAAAAGAGCAAAAACGTCTTTGTCAGAAAAACAAAGACCAAGTCAAGGATACACCCTCTGAGGAGTAAAAACTTTGAAAATTATAGCGATGAAGAAGCCACACTTGATTTCAGCCGTCATTTCAGGAACAAACAATATATTCACCCGTCATACACAGAAGATGATATAAGGGCTGTTCTTGAAAAGACAGGCAAGCACACAAAATCAGACGAGCTTAACTGCGGAGCATGCGGCTATGATACCTGCAGAGAAAAGGCAGTGTCTGTTCTTGAAGGATTGTCATACCCTCAGATGTGCATGCCTTACATGAGGATCGAGGCGGAAAAAATTTCGAATATCTACTTTGAATATTCACCTAGTATCATTGTTATTGTTGATTTTAATTTAAATATACTTGACCTGAATCCGGTAGGAGAAAAAGCATTTCATATTTCTGCTTCTAAAATTAGGAATAAGCCTGTTTCATCAATTATTTCTCCGGAAAATTTTGCTGATGCCATAAATTCAGGAACAAATATGGTGGCAAAAAAGATTTTCCTTGAAAACTATGGTATAACCGTCCATGAACGAATTATTTGCCTTCCCAAAAATAAAATTTTGTTTGGAATATTAAATGATATAACGGCAGAAGAAATGAAAAAAGAACAGATTATAAACTTAAAACTTAACACCCTTGAAACAGCTGACAGAGTAATTGAAAAGCAAATGCGAGTAGCTCAAGAAATTGCTGGATTAATGGGTGAAATAACAGCTGAGACAAAAGCTGCTCTTATTAAATTAAAAAAGGTCGTTTTAGAGGAAAGTGAAAAGTAA
- a CDS encoding (2Fe-2S) ferredoxin domain-containing protein, whose product MVDLKICVGSACHLKGSYDVIDAFKNCVRTRNVSGKVEIKAAFCLGHCTEAVSVMFMDKIFSVNKETADKFFDEVVMESLRS is encoded by the coding sequence ATGGTTGATTTGAAAATATGCGTTGGAAGTGCATGTCACCTAAAAGGTTCATATGATGTAATAGATGCGTTTAAAAACTGTGTGCGAACAAGAAACGTATCAGGTAAAGTTGAAATCAAGGCTGCGTTTTGTCTTGGACATTGTACTGAAGCAGTTTCTGTTATGTTTATGGACAAAATTTTTTCAGTAAACAAAGAAACTGCAGATAAGTTTTTTGACGAAGTTGTTATGGAAAGTCTGAGGAGTTAA
- the glpX gene encoding class II fructose-bisphosphatase, translated as MDRELALNIVRVTEAAALGCGKYMGRGNKEIADQAAVDGMRSMFQVLDISGTVVIGEGELDEAPMLYIGEKIGTWEEGAPEIDIAVDPLDGTKLVAKGLPGALAVVAVAPKGCLLHAPDMYMDKIAVGPKAKNCIDITASIEKNLYNVAKALKKDITELTVIMQDRERHQHLIEGARSVGARIKLFGDGDVAAAIATCFSESGVDMFVGKGGAPEGVISAAAIKCLGGEFQGILRPDNEEEERRCREMAGDDWSRVLVMEDLAKGDDIIFAATGVSDGELLKGVRYMANNRARTSSVVTRSKSGTIRFIDTTHVLDKKPDYAYVK; from the coding sequence ATGGATAGAGAATTAGCTTTGAATATAGTGAGAGTAACAGAAGCTGCAGCCTTAGGATGTGGCAAGTATATGGGCAGGGGAAACAAGGAAATAGCCGATCAAGCGGCAGTTGACGGTATGAGAAGCATGTTTCAGGTTTTGGATATTTCAGGTACTGTGGTTATAGGAGAAGGAGAGCTTGATGAGGCGCCGATGCTATATATCGGCGAAAAGATAGGAACTTGGGAGGAAGGAGCACCAGAAATTGATATTGCTGTTGATCCTCTTGACGGAACAAAGCTAGTTGCAAAGGGACTTCCAGGAGCATTGGCTGTTGTTGCTGTTGCCCCTAAAGGCTGTCTGCTCCACGCCCCTGATATGTATATGGATAAAATTGCCGTTGGACCGAAAGCAAAAAATTGTATTGATATAACTGCTTCTATCGAGAAAAATCTTTACAATGTGGCTAAAGCATTGAAGAAAGATATTACAGAATTAACAGTAATAATGCAGGATAGAGAAAGACACCAGCACTTAATAGAAGGTGCAAGAAGTGTCGGAGCAAGGATAAAGCTGTTCGGAGACGGAGACGTTGCGGCTGCCATAGCAACATGCTTCAGTGAATCCGGGGTGGATATGTTTGTTGGCAAGGGAGGCGCTCCTGAAGGAGTGATTTCAGCGGCGGCCATTAAGTGCCTCGGAGGAGAATTCCAGGGAATTTTAAGACCTGACAATGAGGAAGAAGAAAGAAGATGCAGAGAAATGGCTGGAGATGATTGGAGCAGAGTTCTTGTAATGGAAGATTTGGCTAAAGGTGATGACATTATTTTTGCAGCTACAGGGGTATCCGACGGAGAGCTTCTGAAGGGTGTGAGATATATGGCGAACAACAGAGCAAGGACATCATCAGTAGTTACACGTTCAAAATCCGGGACAATCCGCTTTATAGACACAACTCATGTATTGGATAAAAAGCCTGATTACGCATATGTTAAATAA
- a CDS encoding D-alanine--D-alanine ligase family protein, which produces MKTKLAILFGGKSDEYSVSLHSAAAIINNVPDEMFDVTLVGITQEGRWLLYEGSSDRINDDSWHKGDLRPVLLSMGNEFRGLIKLNSNNTFEKIEIDCIFPVLHGRNGEDGTIQGLCQMTGIPFVGCNMTSSAVCMDKEFTHIVCENAGIATAPYISAVNSSKLNIKKLYEEAYEKLSVPMFIKPANNGSSLGISKVRNYDEFEKGVMEAFEYDNKLIIEKMIDGFEIGCAVVGNEDLIIGEVDEIETKNDFFDYVEKYSQHNSKIYCPARISDELKIQAKQIAEKTYIALGCKGMSRVDMFVTPENQIYLNEINTIPGLTDLSRYPSMLKKIGIEYKDLIVKLVELAMEQ; this is translated from the coding sequence ATGAAAACTAAATTAGCAATATTGTTTGGAGGTAAATCCGATGAATACTCGGTTTCATTGCACTCTGCTGCTGCAATAATCAACAATGTCCCTGACGAGATGTTTGATGTCACCCTTGTTGGGATAACACAGGAGGGTCGATGGCTTTTGTATGAGGGTTCTTCTGACAGAATAAACGATGACTCATGGCACAAGGGTGATTTAAGACCTGTACTTCTCAGCATGGGCAATGAATTTAGAGGACTGATAAAGCTTAATTCCAACAATACATTTGAAAAAATAGAGATAGACTGCATCTTCCCAGTTCTTCACGGAAGAAACGGCGAAGACGGAACAATTCAGGGACTTTGTCAAATGACGGGAATTCCTTTTGTAGGGTGCAATATGACTTCGTCCGCTGTGTGCATGGATAAGGAATTTACTCATATTGTTTGTGAAAACGCTGGAATTGCAACAGCGCCGTATATATCGGCCGTAAATTCAAGCAAACTTAATATAAAGAAGCTTTATGAAGAGGCATATGAAAAACTTTCTGTTCCTATGTTCATAAAACCTGCAAACAATGGCTCATCTCTTGGAATAAGCAAAGTTAGGAATTATGATGAATTTGAAAAGGGTGTTATGGAAGCATTTGAATATGATAATAAGCTTATAATAGAAAAAATGATCGATGGATTTGAAATAGGTTGTGCTGTAGTAGGGAATGAGGATTTGATAATTGGTGAAGTTGATGAAATAGAAACAAAGAATGACTTTTTTGATTATGTTGAAAAGTATAGTCAGCATAATTCAAAAATATATTGTCCCGCAAGAATCAGCGACGAACTTAAAATACAAGCTAAACAGATTGCAGAAAAAACGTACATTGCACTGGGCTGTAAAGGAATGTCAAGAGTTGATATGTTTGTTACGCCGGAAAATCAAATTTATCTTAACGAAATCAATACGATACCGGGTTTAACTGACCTGAGCAGGTATCCGTCAATGCTTAAGAAAATAGGTATAGAATATAAAGACCTGATTGTAAAACTGGTGGAACTTGCAATGGAACAATAA